From Ammoniphilus oxalaticus:
TCAATTTGGAGTGGATGTAAGTCAGGTCAGGTCAATTGAACGTGTCGTAGAGATTACAAAAGTGCCGCGCGTTCCAAGTTTTGTAAAAGGAGTCATTCATTTGCGGGGAGCCGTCATTCCAGTCATTGATCTTAAGGAGCGTTTGATGCTTGACGAGCAACCATTGACAGATGATTCGCGTATCATCTTACTAATTGTAAATGGGTATGAAGTTGGGGCGATCGTTGATGCTGCAAGCGATGTCGTTGATATTCCGTTGGAAGCAATTGAGCCCCCGCCCCAAATGATGGCCGCGGGAGTCGATATGAAGTTTCTTCGCGGTATCGCCAAATTGTCAGATCAATTATTGGTTTTGCTTGATTTGGATCGGGTATTGAATACGGAAGAGATCGAACAGATTTTCGAAGGAGAAGGTCTGGGCACATGAAAAGGACAAAAAATATATTTGGGGAATTGCAGTTAGATGTGTTAAGGGAAATTGGAAACATTGGTTCGGGGCACGCGACGACGGCCCTTGCCCAGTTGACGGGCAAGCCGATTGAAATGATGGCGCCGACGGCGCGAATCTTGGATTTTAATGAAGTGGCAAATTTGGCTGGGGGTCCTGAGGCCGTCGTTGTAACCGTATATTTGCGGGTGATTGGCGATTTGAAAGGGAGTATGTTTTTCACCTTAAGCGATGACCTAGCAAAACAGTTGTTAGAAACGTTATTAGCTTCATCTCCAGTCGAAAATAAGTTTTCTGAAATGGAAATTTCAGCGCTGAATGAAATCGGTAATATTTTAATCGGTTCCTATTTGAGCGCCTTGGTTGATTTGACCCAATTGAACGCGCAACCGTCAGTTCCGTCTTTAGCCGTTGATATGGCTGGGGCAATCTTAAGTATTGGTTTGATTGAATTAAGTCAAACGAGTGACTTTGCGATTGCGATCGATACGTCATTTCTTGATGGTCAAAAAGCTTTGGAGGGACATTTCTTTTTTATGCCTGACCCTCATTCAATCGAAAAAGTTTTTACCTCTCTAGGAGTACCTTTTGATGAATGTAGTTAAAGTCGGCATGGCTGATTTGAACGTCGCTCGCTCGCCGGATAAAATTAGAACGATCGGTCTCGGATCGTGTGTTGGGATCACGTTATATGATCATGTTGCAAAAATCGGCGGGATGGCCCACATTATGTTGCCATCCGCCAGTTTAGTCAAAGAAGGATTGAACCCCGCCAAGTTTGCGGATACGGCTATTCCCGTTTTGATTGACCGTTTGGTTAGGATGGGTGTAGATCGGCGACGCTTAATTGCTAAAATTGCGGGCGGAGCCCAGATGTTTCCATTTGCTGGAGCGAGTGATATTATGCGAATTGGTCCGCGTAATGTCGAGGCCTGTAAACAAGCGTTAAAAAATGCTGGAATTCCATTGCATGCGGAAGATACTGGGGGCAATTGGGGGCGCACCTTGGAAATGGATTGTATGACAGGGAAATTAGAGGTTAAATCCTTTAATCGTGGCGTAAAGCTGATTTAACCGCTTAGTTGCAATCCTAAAATACATATGGTATATTTAACAACAGTGTGAAAATACACACGCTAAACAGATTCAAGTAAGGGTGCTATTTTGAACTGAAATAGTCTTAGTTGAAGTGGATGTTTAGCGGAGGAACATAAAACCATGAAGGAGGTGTTGTGAAGATGGCAGTAATCTCGATGAAACAATTGCTTGAGGCTGGGGTTCATTTTGGACACCAAACTCGACGTTGGAATCCAAAGATGGCTAAATATATCTTCACTGAGCGAAACGGTATTTACATTATTGATTTACAGAAGACAGTTAAGAAAGTGGAAGAGGCTTATAACTTCATTCGCGAAACAGCGGCAAACGGCGGTAAGATTCTGTTTGTTGGAACGAAGAAACAAGCGCAAGAATCAGTAAAGGACGAAGCGGAACGCTGCGATATGTTTTACATTAACCAACGTTGGTTGGGCGGAACGTTAACGAACTTCTCGACGATTCAAAAGCGTATCAATCGTTTACATGAATTGGAATCTTGGGGTACAGACGGAACATTCGATGTTCTTCCTAAGAAAGAAGTTGTTCTACTTAACAAAGAGCAAGATCGCCTTGAAAAATTCTTAGGCGGAATCAAGCATATGCGCGCGCTTCCTGACGCTGTATTTATCATCGACCCTCGCAAAGAGCGGATCGCTGTTGCAGAAGCTCGGAAATTAGGTATTCCGATCATCGCGATTGTAGATACAAACTGTGATCCAGACGAAATTGATTATGTAATTCCAGGTAATGATGACGCGATTCGAGCGGTCAAACTATTGACGGCGAAAGTTGCGGATGCCATTATCGAAGGAAATCAAGGTGAACAAACAACCGCGTAATCTCTAAGGGTGGCCTAAGGGTGATAAAACCCTTGCCACCCTTTTTTAACTGAATTTCAGCACATGCCTTTAGCGAGGCGTACAATCGATTTTACACTTTAAAATAATACATATGATGAAGGAGGATCTTTATGTCTATAACTGCCAGTATGGTAAAAGAGTTACGTGAAAAAACAGGCGCTGGAATGATGGATTGTAAGAGGGCATTACAAGATGCTGAGGGGGATATGGATCGCGCAGCAGAGATTCTTCGTGAAAAAGGAATGGCTCAAGCTGCAAAGAAATCGGATCGAATTGCTGCGGAAGGACTTGCTGTTGTTGAAGTGAGCGGGGACTACGCCATTGCAGTTGAAATTAACTCCGAAACCGATTTCGTTGCGAAAAATGAAGGTTTCCAAGCTTTAACAAAGGAAATTGCGACTCATTTAGTTGAAACGCGTCCTGCTGATGTTGAGGCTGCATTAGCCGCTCCAATTGGGGATAGCGCAACGTTACAAGAATACTTAAATGCAAAAGTAGCGCAAATCGGTGAAAGAATTGACCTACGACGTTTTGCAATCTTAGAAAAGCCTGAATCTGGTGTTTGTGGAAGCTACGTACATATGGGCGGAAGTATCGCAGTTATTGTCGCTGTAGATGGTTCGACAGACGAAGGGCTAGCTAGAGATATGGCTATGCATATTGCCGCTGCAAAACCTCGTTACGTTTCTCGCGATCAAGTAAGCGCGGAAGAGGTTGAGAAGGAAAGAGAATTCCTGAAAACACAGGCGTTAAACGAAGGGAAATCAGCTAACATCGTTGAAAAGATGGTAGAAGGACGACTCGGAAAGTTCTTTGAAGATATTTGTGTAAACGATCAAGCCTTTATTAAGGACCCTGATAAAAAGGTTGGGAAATTATTAAGCGAGCAAGGCGCGTCAATCGTTTCCTTTGTCCGTTATGAAGTAGGAGAAGGGCTAGAAAAACGTGAAGAAAACTTCGCTGAAGAAGTATTGGCCCAAACGAAGAAAGACTAAAGGAGAAGAGGGGAACACAAAGTGTTCCCCTTTTTATCAATTACGCTTTGGCTAATGGATGAATCAGTTAAAATAGATGTATTGAGACCTAAGCTTGCATACATATAGAACATTAGAAACGGAGGGTGAAGAATGCCTCAACCGGCCTATAAAAGGGTTGTTTTAAAATTAAGCGGCGAAGCTTTAGCAGGAGATATGGGGTATGGAATTGAAGCATCCGTTATTTCTTCTATTGCGGAACAGATCAAGGAAATTGTAAAATTAGGGGTACAGGTTGCAATCGTTGTAGGCGGCGGAAATATATGGCGGGGCATTGCCGGCAGCGCCAAAGGGATTGATCGAGCAACAGCTGACTACATGGGGATGCTAGCAACTGTAATGAATAGTATGGCTTTACAAGATGGGTTGGAAAAAACGGGTGTGCCGACTCGTGTTCAAACCTCCATTGAAATGCGACAAGTAGCTGAACCGTATATCCGCAGGAAAGCGATTCGCCACTTGGAGAAAGACCGCGTCGTCATCTTTGCCGCGGGCACGGGCAATCCATATTTCTCCACGGATACAACTGCCGCGTTACGAGCCGCTGAAATCGAGGCGGAAGTCATTTTGATGGCAAAAAACAAAGTTGATGGCGTCTATAATTCAGATCCTTCTATAAACCCAGATGCTATAAAATACGATAATCTGTCCTTTTTGGATGTTCTGAACCAAGGATTAGGCGTAATGGATTCAACCGCATCGTCTTTATGTATGGACAATCATATTCCACTCGTTGTATTCTCGATAATGGAAGAAGGCAATATTAAGAGGGCAATTATGGGTGAAAAAATAGGTACGATAGTAAAGGGGTAATGGATATGCCGCAAAATATAATAAAAGACGCAGAAGATCGTATGAGTAAATCAATCGATACGTTAAGAAGAGACTTAGCTTCCTTACGCGCCGGCAGAGCAACTCCAGCTCTATTGGATAAAGTGCAAGTCGACTATTATGGGACACCTACACCTGTGACGCAAATGGCGAATGTGTCCGTTCCTGAGCCACGTATGATTACGATCCAACCATGGGATAAAACCCAGTTGAGCGAGATCGAAAGGGCGATTCAAAAATCCGATCTTGGTTTGACGCCTTCCAACGATGGAAATATCATTCGTTTGAGCATCCCAGCGTTAACAGAGGAGAGAAGAACGGATTTAGTAAGATTGGTGAAAAAAGAAGGCGAAGAAGCGAAGGTTGCGGTGCGAAATGTGCGTCGCGACGTTAACGATTCCTTTAAAAAGCTGGAAAGAGACGGAGAACTCTCTGAAGATGATCTGAAACGCACGCAAGAACAAGTACAAAAGACGACCGATTCGTTTATTTCCCAGGTGGATCAAATTGTCCAAGATAAAGAAAAAGAGATTATGGAAGTATAGCTTAGAAGCGCAATATGCCCCCGTTTGGGGGCATATGTATATTGCCTTTTTTTGGGGGAAAACTTATGTTAAACAGGTTTAGCAAATGGATCCAAGGTCAAGAAAGCGAGTCGTTTCCGCTTGATCTTGATAAGATTCCGAGCCAT
This genomic window contains:
- the pyrH gene encoding UMP kinase → MPQPAYKRVVLKLSGEALAGDMGYGIEASVISSIAEQIKEIVKLGVQVAIVVGGGNIWRGIAGSAKGIDRATADYMGMLATVMNSMALQDGLEKTGVPTRVQTSIEMRQVAEPYIRRKAIRHLEKDRVVIFAAGTGNPYFSTDTTAALRAAEIEAEVILMAKNKVDGVYNSDPSINPDAIKYDNLSFLDVLNQGLGVMDSTASSLCMDNHIPLVVFSIMEEGNIKRAIMGEKIGTIVKG
- a CDS encoding chemotaxis protein CheC, coding for MKRTKNIFGELQLDVLREIGNIGSGHATTALAQLTGKPIEMMAPTARILDFNEVANLAGGPEAVVVTVYLRVIGDLKGSMFFTLSDDLAKQLLETLLASSPVENKFSEMEISALNEIGNILIGSYLSALVDLTQLNAQPSVPSLAVDMAGAILSIGLIELSQTSDFAIAIDTSFLDGQKALEGHFFFMPDPHSIEKVFTSLGVPFDECS
- the rpsB gene encoding 30S ribosomal protein S2, which gives rise to MAVISMKQLLEAGVHFGHQTRRWNPKMAKYIFTERNGIYIIDLQKTVKKVEEAYNFIRETAANGGKILFVGTKKQAQESVKDEAERCDMFYINQRWLGGTLTNFSTIQKRINRLHELESWGTDGTFDVLPKKEVVLLNKEQDRLEKFLGGIKHMRALPDAVFIIDPRKERIAVAEARKLGIPIIAIVDTNCDPDEIDYVIPGNDDAIRAVKLLTAKVADAIIEGNQGEQTTA
- the tsf gene encoding translation elongation factor Ts, which gives rise to MSITASMVKELREKTGAGMMDCKRALQDAEGDMDRAAEILREKGMAQAAKKSDRIAAEGLAVVEVSGDYAIAVEINSETDFVAKNEGFQALTKEIATHLVETRPADVEAALAAPIGDSATLQEYLNAKVAQIGERIDLRRFAILEKPESGVCGSYVHMGGSIAVIVAVDGSTDEGLARDMAMHIAAAKPRYVSRDQVSAEEVEKEREFLKTQALNEGKSANIVEKMVEGRLGKFFEDICVNDQAFIKDPDKKVGKLLSEQGASIVSFVRYEVGEGLEKREENFAEEVLAQTKKD
- a CDS encoding chemotaxis protein CheD, which codes for MNVVKVGMADLNVARSPDKIRTIGLGSCVGITLYDHVAKIGGMAHIMLPSASLVKEGLNPAKFADTAIPVLIDRLVRMGVDRRRLIAKIAGGAQMFPFAGASDIMRIGPRNVEACKQALKNAGIPLHAEDTGGNWGRTLEMDCMTGKLEVKSFNRGVKLI
- the frr gene encoding ribosome recycling factor, which codes for MPQNIIKDAEDRMSKSIDTLRRDLASLRAGRATPALLDKVQVDYYGTPTPVTQMANVSVPEPRMITIQPWDKTQLSEIERAIQKSDLGLTPSNDGNIIRLSIPALTEERRTDLVRLVKKEGEEAKVAVRNVRRDVNDSFKKLERDGELSEDDLKRTQEQVQKTTDSFISQVDQIVQDKEKEIMEV
- a CDS encoding chemotaxis protein CheW translates to MGQEEQATQQMKVIVFQLFENQFGVDVSQVRSIERVVEITKVPRVPSFVKGVIHLRGAVIPVIDLKERLMLDEQPLTDDSRIILLIVNGYEVGAIVDAASDVVDIPLEAIEPPPQMMAAGVDMKFLRGIAKLSDQLLVLLDLDRVLNTEEIEQIFEGEGLGT